GTAAAATAAACGGTGTAAACCTTCCGAAATGATGTATAATAAAAATAGAATGGGAGGTTTGCACCGTTATGAATTTAATAGACAAAAAGCAAGTAAGAGAAATGATGAAACAAGGTAAACTAAAAGATGTAAATGATATTCAAGAAGTTTTGAAGGAGCAATTTGGTGAACTAATAGAAGAAATGCTAGAAAGTGAACTTGATCATGAACTGGGTTACTCAAAGTATGATTACCGAGAAAAGGAAACTACAAATAGTCGAAATGGAAAGAGAGAAAAAC
The sequence above is drawn from the Natranaerobius trueperi genome and encodes:
- a CDS encoding transposase: MNLIDKKQVREMMKQGKLKDVNDIQEVLKEQFGELIEEMLESELDHELGYSKYDYREKETTNSRNGKREK